A single window of Hippocampus zosterae strain Florida chromosome 15, ASM2543408v3, whole genome shotgun sequence DNA harbors:
- the LOC127616709 gene encoding cytochrome P450 7A1 isoform X1: MMISIALIWAVMVGFCCVLWLAVGTRHRQPGEPALENGLIPYLGCALQFGANPLQFLHGRQKKYGHIFTCKIAGQYIHFLCDPFSYHSVIRQGRHLDWRKFHFATSVKAFGHDSFDPRHGHTTENLHQTFLKTLQGEALPSLIDSMIEHLQDVMLKSTTLSPSKDRWEIDGIFAFCYKVMFESGYLTLFGKDLGEDKCQARQAAQKALVLNALENFKEFDKIFPALVAGLPIHVFKSAYSARENLAKTMHAENLSKRENVSDLISMRMILNDSLSTFNDISKARTHVALLWASQANTLPATFWSLFYMIRSPDAMKAARKEVQKLLDAAGQTVNPNDPTINLKREQLDNMPVLDSIIKEAMRLSSASMNVRVAKEDFLLHLDNQEAYHIRKDDVIALYPPMLHYDPEIYEDPYEYKFDRFLDETGQEKTTFFRHGRRLRYFYMPFGSGVTKCPGRFFAIYEIKQFLTLVLSYFEMELLDPAIKVPPLDQSRAGLGILQPTYDIDFRYKLKSNF, translated from the exons ATGATGATAAGCATCGCTCTAATATGGGCAGTGATGGTGGGGTTCTGCTGTGTCCTTTGGCTGGCTGTGGGCACACGACACAG GCAGCCTGGGGAGCCTGCACTTGAAAATGGCTTAATACCTTATCTTGGTTGTGCTCTGCAATTTGGAGCCAACCCTCTCCAGTTCCTCCATGGCCGGCAGAAGAAGTATGGCCACATTTTCACCTGCAAGATTGCGGGCCAGTACATTCATTTCCTGTGTGACCCCTTCTCTTACCACTCAGTCATCAGACAAGGTAGACACCTGGACTGGAGGAAATTCCACTTTGCGACATCAGTCAAG GCATTTGGCCATGACAGCTTCGACCCTCGGCATGGCCACACCACAGAAAATCTCCATCAGACTTTTCTGAAGACTTTACAAGGTGAGGCATTGCCTTCCCTGATTGACAGCATGATCGAGCATCTCCAAGATGTAATGTTGAAGTCCACCACACTCAGTCCGAGCAAGGATCGCTGGGAAATAGATGgcatttttgctttctgctACAAG GTGATGTTTGAGTCCGGCTACCTTACATTGTTTGGCAAAGATCTCGGTGAGGATAAGTGCCAGGCCCGGCAGGCAGCTCAGAAAGCCTTGGTGCTGAATGCGTTGGAGAATTTCAAGGAGTTTGACAAAATCTTCCCAGCTTTGGTGGCGGGCCTGCCGATCCATGTCTTTAAGAGTGCCTACAGTGCCAGAGAG AACCTAGCAAAAACAATGCACGCTGAAAACTTGTCAAAGAGGGAGAATGTTTCGGACCTGATCTCTATGAGGATGATCCTGAACGATTCATTATCCACCTTCAATGATATAAGCAAGGCCAGAACTCACGTCGCGCTGCTCTGGGCTTCACAGGCTAATACCTTACCTGCAACCTTTTGGAGTCTTTTTTACATGATAAG AAGTCCAGATGCAATGAAAGCAGCTCGCAAGGAGGTGCAAAAACTACTGGACGCTGCAGGTCAGACCGTGAACCCAAATGACCCCACAATAAACTTGAAAAGGGAACAATTGGATAATATGCCTGTTTTGG ACAGTATCATCAAGGAAGCCATGCGTTTATCCAGTGCTTCCATGAATGTGCGTGTTGCTAAAGAGGACTTTTTACTTCACCTTGACAACCAGGAGGCATATCATATACGGAAAGATGATGTCATAGCCCTGTATCCCCCCATGCTGCACTATGATCCCGAAATCTACGAAGACCCCTAT GAATATAAATTTGACCGATTTCTGGATGAAACCGGTCAGGAGAAAACCACTTTCTTTCGCCATGGCAGAAGATTACGCTACTTCTACATGCCCTTTGGGTCTGGGGTTACCAAATGCCCTGGCAGATTTTTTGCCATCTATGAAATTAAGCAATTCTTGACTTTAGTTCTGTCTTACTTCGAAATGGAACTTTTGGACCCTGCCATCAAAGTCCCACCACTTGACCAGTCACGTGCTGGTTTAGGAATCCTTCAACCGACATATGACATTGATTTTAGATACAAATTGAAATCTaacttttaa
- the LOC127616709 gene encoding cytochrome P450 7A1 isoform X2, translating into MAGRRIIRQGRHLDWRKFHFATSVKAFGHDSFDPRHGHTTENLHQTFLKTLQGEALPSLIDSMIEHLQDVMLKSTTLSPSKDRWEIDGIFAFCYKVMFESGYLTLFGKDLGEDKCQARQAAQKALVLNALENFKEFDKIFPALVAGLPIHVFKSAYSARENLAKTMHAENLSKRENVSDLISMRMILNDSLSTFNDISKARTHVALLWASQANTLPATFWSLFYMIRSPDAMKAARKEVQKLLDAAGQTVNPNDPTINLKREQLDNMPVLDSIIKEAMRLSSASMNVRVAKEDFLLHLDNQEAYHIRKDDVIALYPPMLHYDPEIYEDPYEYKFDRFLDETGQEKTTFFRHGRRLRYFYMPFGSGVTKCPGRFFAIYEIKQFLTLVLSYFEMELLDPAIKVPPLDQSRAGLGILQPTYDIDFRYKLKSNF; encoded by the exons ATGGCCGGCAGAAGAA TCATCAGACAAGGTAGACACCTGGACTGGAGGAAATTCCACTTTGCGACATCAGTCAAG GCATTTGGCCATGACAGCTTCGACCCTCGGCATGGCCACACCACAGAAAATCTCCATCAGACTTTTCTGAAGACTTTACAAGGTGAGGCATTGCCTTCCCTGATTGACAGCATGATCGAGCATCTCCAAGATGTAATGTTGAAGTCCACCACACTCAGTCCGAGCAAGGATCGCTGGGAAATAGATGgcatttttgctttctgctACAAG GTGATGTTTGAGTCCGGCTACCTTACATTGTTTGGCAAAGATCTCGGTGAGGATAAGTGCCAGGCCCGGCAGGCAGCTCAGAAAGCCTTGGTGCTGAATGCGTTGGAGAATTTCAAGGAGTTTGACAAAATCTTCCCAGCTTTGGTGGCGGGCCTGCCGATCCATGTCTTTAAGAGTGCCTACAGTGCCAGAGAG AACCTAGCAAAAACAATGCACGCTGAAAACTTGTCAAAGAGGGAGAATGTTTCGGACCTGATCTCTATGAGGATGATCCTGAACGATTCATTATCCACCTTCAATGATATAAGCAAGGCCAGAACTCACGTCGCGCTGCTCTGGGCTTCACAGGCTAATACCTTACCTGCAACCTTTTGGAGTCTTTTTTACATGATAAG AAGTCCAGATGCAATGAAAGCAGCTCGCAAGGAGGTGCAAAAACTACTGGACGCTGCAGGTCAGACCGTGAACCCAAATGACCCCACAATAAACTTGAAAAGGGAACAATTGGATAATATGCCTGTTTTGG ACAGTATCATCAAGGAAGCCATGCGTTTATCCAGTGCTTCCATGAATGTGCGTGTTGCTAAAGAGGACTTTTTACTTCACCTTGACAACCAGGAGGCATATCATATACGGAAAGATGATGTCATAGCCCTGTATCCCCCCATGCTGCACTATGATCCCGAAATCTACGAAGACCCCTAT GAATATAAATTTGACCGATTTCTGGATGAAACCGGTCAGGAGAAAACCACTTTCTTTCGCCATGGCAGAAGATTACGCTACTTCTACATGCCCTTTGGGTCTGGGGTTACCAAATGCCCTGGCAGATTTTTTGCCATCTATGAAATTAAGCAATTCTTGACTTTAGTTCTGTCTTACTTCGAAATGGAACTTTTGGACCCTGCCATCAAAGTCCCACCACTTGACCAGTCACGTGCTGGTTTAGGAATCCTTCAACCGACATATGACATTGATTTTAGATACAAATTGAAATCTaacttttaa